In Acidobacteriota bacterium, a single genomic region encodes these proteins:
- a CDS encoding helix-turn-helix transcriptional regulator: MTAKAPRGPATAASGLEEIVGCLQQAALDERRWSALSARIEDAVGGFSNHLVVMARRGGSFEFLFSSCLVRGEPDPETERTYIEEYAFRDERVRRFEAWPNGRLLHNREVYTPTEQRTSAVYRDFLPRFGSNNQMNVRLNGLHGNHIVWVLSARPDRDWSSRQIGVVNHLLPHVHQFVNVRQTLAAANAQVESLAGLLDRTRLGVIHLDSRARVLEANEPARSLLRAGDRLIAKSDGQLGARWRSDDAKLGRLLAACCLDGVGASMTVRPTGESLDAGPVTLQACPVSPDLTSFDTRGVAAQLLLTEAGSGPVVDPRSLAEAYDLTAAESGVAVLLAEGRTVGEIAESTGRKESTVRWHVRNLHSKLGVHRQSDLVRLVLSMAAGERPR, from the coding sequence GTGACCGCGAAGGCGCCGCGCGGCCCCGCGACCGCTGCCTCCGGGCTGGAGGAAATCGTTGGGTGCCTGCAGCAGGCGGCTCTCGACGAAAGGCGGTGGAGCGCCCTGTCGGCACGGATCGAAGATGCCGTCGGAGGCTTTTCGAATCACCTCGTGGTTATGGCGCGGCGGGGCGGTTCCTTCGAGTTCCTGTTCAGCAGTTGTTTGGTTCGAGGCGAACCCGACCCTGAGACCGAGCGGACCTACATCGAGGAGTACGCGTTCCGGGACGAGCGCGTTCGTCGCTTCGAGGCTTGGCCGAATGGACGATTGCTTCACAACAGGGAGGTGTACACGCCGACCGAGCAACGGACGTCGGCTGTCTATCGCGACTTCCTTCCCAGGTTCGGCAGCAACAACCAGATGAACGTTCGGCTGAATGGTCTCCATGGCAATCACATCGTCTGGGTTCTTTCGGCGCGGCCGGACCGTGACTGGTCGTCGCGGCAGATCGGTGTCGTCAACCATCTCTTGCCTCACGTGCATCAGTTCGTCAATGTGCGCCAGACGCTGGCGGCTGCGAACGCTCAGGTCGAGTCGCTGGCCGGACTACTCGATCGCACGCGACTCGGCGTGATCCATCTGGACAGCCGGGCGCGAGTGCTGGAGGCCAACGAGCCGGCCCGTTCCCTGTTGCGGGCCGGCGACCGCCTGATCGCGAAGAGCGACGGTCAACTGGGTGCTCGCTGGCGCAGCGACGATGCGAAGCTCGGTCGGCTTCTTGCGGCCTGCTGCCTGGACGGCGTGGGCGCTTCGATGACCGTGCGGCCCACCGGTGAGTCCCTCGATGCCGGTCCGGTGACGTTGCAGGCCTGTCCAGTGAGTCCCGACTTGACGAGCTTCGACACGCGCGGCGTCGCGGCGCAACTGCTGCTGACCGAGGCCGGCTCAGGTCCCGTCGTCGATCCTCGGTCGCTGGCGGAGGCGTACGACCTGACGGCCGCGGAGAGCGGGGTGGCGGTGCTGCTGGCGGAAGGCCGAACGGTGGGCGAGATTGCCGAGTCCACGGGCCGCAAGGAGAGCACGGTGCGCTGGCACGTGCGCAACCTGCACTCGAAGCTGGGTGTCCATCGGCAGTCGGACCTTGTGCGACTCGTGCTGTCGATGGCCGCCGGAGAGCGGCCACGGTAG
- a CDS encoding helix-turn-helix transcriptional regulator: MGSHLVVLTGRRSVPEYRFSRGLFRGEPMGEAEELYVKEYGFRDERLPRLRDLPNARLVHNRRIYTEQEQRTSPVYCSFLPRVGSNNQLNVRLDGLHDTDIVWALTKAAGLDWTSEQVAFLERLLPHAAHFVRVRQALAVADARDASLTELMGTIGLGAVLLDQRARVLEVNTHGRRLLATGRCLRERSGRLRARWRSDDAKLGRLLASCCREGVGGSMTIRPSCDDSIAGPVVLHASPVPSDLTNWDTRGVAARVLLTEPHSVGPIDPAPIAVTYDLTETESRVAALLAEGAAVSEIAATTGRKESTVRWHVRNLHSKLGVHRQADLVRLVLSTAVAAPAEQ, encoded by the coding sequence ATGGGCAGCCACCTGGTCGTGCTGACCGGACGGCGTTCCGTTCCGGAGTATCGGTTCAGCCGGGGTCTGTTCCGCGGAGAACCGATGGGAGAAGCCGAAGAGCTCTACGTCAAGGAGTATGGATTCCGGGATGAACGCTTGCCTCGGCTGCGGGATCTGCCGAACGCGCGCCTGGTGCACAACCGGCGGATCTACACGGAACAGGAGCAGAGAACGTCGCCGGTCTACTGCAGCTTTCTTCCCCGGGTCGGGTCCAACAATCAGTTGAACGTGCGCCTTGACGGACTCCACGACACCGACATCGTCTGGGCCTTGACGAAAGCCGCTGGCCTTGATTGGACGTCGGAGCAGGTGGCTTTCCTGGAGCGTCTCCTTCCGCACGCGGCCCACTTCGTGCGTGTCCGGCAAGCACTGGCAGTTGCGGACGCCCGCGACGCCTCGCTGACCGAGTTGATGGGGACGATCGGTCTGGGCGCCGTCCTCCTTGATCAACGGGCCCGCGTGTTGGAAGTGAACACGCATGGACGTCGCCTGCTTGCCACGGGGCGTTGCTTGAGGGAGCGAAGTGGCAGGCTGAGGGCCCGCTGGCGCAGCGACGACGCAAAGCTCGGCCGATTGCTTGCGTCCTGCTGTCGCGAGGGCGTGGGCGGATCGATGACGATCCGTCCGTCTTGCGACGATTCCATCGCGGGTCCGGTGGTGCTACACGCTTCTCCGGTGCCTTCCGACCTGACGAACTGGGACACTCGGGGTGTGGCCGCCCGGGTACTGCTGACCGAACCACACTCCGTTGGACCGATCGATCCCGCACCCATCGCGGTGACCTATGACCTCACGGAGACCGAGAGCCGGGTGGCTGCGCTGCTGGCCGAGGGCGCGGCGGTAAGCGAGATTGCGGCGACCACCGGCCGCAAGGAGAGCACGGTGCGCTGGCACGTCCGCAACCTCCACTCCAAGCTGGGCGTCCATCGCCAGGCGGACCTGGTGCGCCTCGTGCTGTCGACGGCCGTTGCGGCGCCGGCGGAGCAGTGA
- a CDS encoding helix-turn-helix transcriptional regulator: MASIVATLQEAAFDEDRWAAASAAVDDACGAMASHLAVLSDSGEAWPFRFSQLLRRGVADEEAERIYVEECAFRDERVPRLADLPYARLIHNTEIYTAREQKTSPVYAGVLPRIGSNNQLNVRLAGRNDSEIVWVLTREASSDWTSGHIALLNGLLPHVEHFVNVRQALAEADTRTTSLAGLIDSAGLGVVFLDGRGRVLEVNAQGRSILQAGRCLSERGGRLRARWRADGAKLNKLLTAACRDGVGGSMSLQALDGPLVLHACPIPPDRGCWDTRGVAAHVLLTEPRSIGPIDPGPVAAALGLTPTESEMAAWLAEGRTVGEIAVSTGRKESTVRWHIRNLHSKLGVHRQADLVRLVLSTAAATPPVRRVGSEDEETHPGRQQ, encoded by the coding sequence ATGGCGAGCATCGTAGCCACGCTCCAGGAGGCGGCGTTCGACGAGGACCGCTGGGCGGCTGCTTCGGCTGCAGTCGACGACGCTTGCGGAGCGATGGCCAGCCACCTGGCGGTCCTCTCCGATTCTGGGGAGGCCTGGCCGTTCCGATTCAGCCAGCTCCTGAGGCGCGGGGTGGCTGACGAAGAAGCCGAGCGCATCTATGTTGAAGAGTGTGCGTTTCGGGACGAGCGCGTGCCGCGTCTGGCCGACTTGCCCTACGCGCGCCTGATCCACAACACGGAGATCTACACCGCTCGCGAGCAGAAAACCTCGCCCGTGTACGCCGGTGTTCTTCCCCGCATCGGCTCGAACAACCAGTTGAACGTGCGCTTGGCGGGCCGGAACGACAGCGAGATCGTCTGGGTGCTGACTCGAGAGGCTTCCAGTGACTGGACGTCCGGTCACATCGCACTCCTGAACGGCTTGCTGCCCCATGTCGAGCACTTCGTCAACGTACGCCAGGCCCTGGCGGAAGCGGATACCCGTACCACGTCCCTCGCTGGACTGATCGACAGTGCCGGCCTGGGCGTGGTCTTCCTCGACGGAAGGGGCCGCGTGCTGGAAGTGAACGCGCAGGGGCGTTCCATACTGCAGGCGGGGCGTTGCCTGTCGGAACGCGGCGGCCGGCTCCGAGCCCGTTGGCGGGCGGACGGCGCGAAGCTGAACAAGTTGCTCACCGCCGCCTGCCGGGATGGCGTCGGCGGTTCGATGAGCCTCCAGGCCCTTGACGGGCCGCTCGTGCTGCATGCCTGTCCGATCCCGCCTGACCGGGGGTGTTGGGACACCCGCGGCGTCGCTGCGCATGTGCTGCTGACCGAGCCTCGCTCTATCGGACCGATCGATCCAGGTCCCGTGGCCGCGGCCCTCGGCTTGACGCCGACAGAGAGCGAGATGGCGGCGTGGCTGGCGGAAGGCCGTACGGTCGGCGAGATCGCCGTCTCTACGGGTCGGAAGGAGAGCACGGTCCGCTGGCACATCCGCAACCTGCACTCGAAGCTGGGTGTTCATCGTCAGGCGGATCTGGTGCGCCTCGTGCTCTCGACCGCGGCTGCGACGCCGCCGGTTCGGCGCGTGGGCTCGGAGGACGAAGAAACGCATCCGGGAAGGCAGCAGTGA
- a CDS encoding TonB-dependent receptor, with protein MRNRLLLAIAGLALGLAATAIPAAAQSEATTGIIRGTVRGPDGATVGGALVLIQHAETGFTTSVETTAGGTFARTLLPLGTYELIVTRDDEGLMERLAGLTLRVGESLNLDIELKEVVAEEITVSTDAYGTAATEDVTTSQRLSDEVIEGLPVNGRNFFDLTLLTPGASLSQGPDGDELNISGQRGIFNNFIVDGADFNNSFFGEQRGGQRPAFTFNQDAIQEMVVINQGATAEFGRSAGGFVNVITKSGTNELEGTLHTFRQWDGISSEHPSGEAAKPEFERLQYGFTLGGPVKRERVFFFGAYDEQDASETKQLVRGVAGPANLERLDRFLQDRWPGLFDDEFGPIERSDDNRALIAKLDFNLNESHQASVKYNYTWSEQENGTFDVDSWGLSANGIEQDYSHAVNLSLRSLLSNRTSNELRLQWAREHRPRRYGGPLQPGVEPPPQPPYMALGGRPFPDIAMDFADGFRIGLPFFLPIGADAADDRKQLVDNVSTLLGDHLVKAGIEANRTGIAQQFLGFGNSRYIFDSVDGFINFMEQGNHYVTCSDGTSSAAGHCPPGTGITGPVLLYLQAATVPGIPPEDLGKQAFDVDEVGLFLQDTWQASERIVLNLGVRWEGTWNPDPLIAPRDTWFAPYLDDPRFPSDGTIPDDLDNFQPRLGLVWDASGDGSNVLRLNAGSYVSRIPSLVLAGPRTTNGAFQQVLFRSSAASPALGPVPPIDQQIDGSDTVPFLPDITVVDRDLELPETWSFGAGFERRLGRGVTAELSYQHARTDELFRFVDRNHPGFGAPFGIGTHPGGGGINVLNNTESSARSRYHGLTATLRGRGAFDGLLTFEVNYTLSRDRSDDDNERDPFTFRYADPTNLGPEFGWSDRDRRHQVAGYLLFALPGEVQFSNVFRYLSASPVSESCAEPGRRAAQPSDRICAGGRILQRNTLRRDNDFLTWDVRLSRPFTLGPGITLEPVFEIFNLTNADNRLDASQGSLLFNFDGTIRSGLGDSRRGQIGLHLHF; from the coding sequence ATGCGTAACCGTCTGCTTCTCGCGATTGCCGGTCTGGCCCTGGGCCTCGCCGCAACGGCCATCCCCGCAGCCGCCCAATCCGAGGCGACGACCGGCATCATCCGCGGCACGGTCCGCGGGCCCGACGGCGCCACCGTCGGGGGCGCCCTGGTTCTCATCCAGCACGCCGAGACCGGGTTCACGACATCCGTGGAGACCACAGCGGGAGGGACCTTCGCCCGCACTCTGCTGCCGCTCGGAACGTACGAACTGATCGTGACCAGGGACGACGAGGGACTGATGGAGCGGCTCGCCGGCCTGACCCTTCGCGTCGGCGAGAGCCTGAACCTCGACATCGAACTCAAGGAGGTCGTCGCCGAGGAGATCACGGTGTCAACGGACGCCTACGGCACGGCGGCCACCGAAGACGTTACGACCTCCCAGCGGCTCTCCGACGAGGTGATCGAGGGCCTGCCGGTGAACGGCCGCAACTTCTTCGACCTGACCCTGCTGACCCCGGGGGCCTCGCTCTCCCAGGGGCCGGACGGCGACGAACTGAACATCAGCGGCCAGCGCGGCATCTTCAACAACTTCATCGTCGACGGCGCCGACTTCAACAACTCCTTCTTCGGCGAGCAACGCGGCGGCCAGCGTCCGGCCTTCACCTTCAACCAGGACGCGATCCAGGAGATGGTGGTCATCAACCAGGGCGCGACGGCCGAGTTCGGCCGGTCGGCCGGCGGCTTCGTCAACGTGATCACGAAGTCCGGCACGAACGAGCTCGAGGGCACGCTGCACACGTTCCGGCAATGGGACGGGATCTCGTCCGAGCATCCTTCCGGTGAGGCGGCGAAGCCGGAGTTCGAGCGGCTGCAGTACGGCTTCACGCTCGGCGGGCCGGTCAAGCGGGAGCGCGTGTTCTTCTTCGGCGCGTACGACGAGCAGGACGCTTCGGAGACCAAGCAGCTCGTGCGCGGCGTCGCCGGGCCCGCCAACCTCGAGCGGCTCGACCGTTTCCTGCAGGACCGCTGGCCCGGCCTCTTCGACGACGAGTTCGGGCCCATCGAGCGCAGCGACGACAACCGCGCCCTGATCGCCAAGCTGGACTTCAACCTGAACGAGAGTCACCAGGCGTCGGTCAAGTACAACTACACCTGGTCGGAGCAGGAGAACGGCACGTTCGACGTCGACTCCTGGGGCCTGTCGGCGAACGGCATCGAGCAGGACTACTCGCACGCCGTCAACCTCAGCCTGCGCTCCCTCCTCAGCAACCGGACCTCGAACGAACTGCGCCTCCAATGGGCTCGCGAGCACCGTCCGCGGCGCTACGGCGGGCCGCTCCAGCCGGGAGTCGAGCCGCCGCCCCAGCCGCCCTACATGGCTCTGGGCGGCCGGCCCTTTCCGGACATCGCGATGGACTTCGCGGACGGCTTCCGCATCGGTCTGCCTTTCTTCCTGCCGATCGGCGCCGACGCGGCGGACGACCGGAAGCAGCTCGTCGACAACGTCTCGACGCTGCTCGGCGATCACCTGGTCAAGGCGGGGATCGAGGCGAACCGGACCGGCATCGCCCAGCAATTCCTGGGCTTCGGCAACAGCCGCTACATCTTCGACTCGGTGGACGGCTTCATCAACTTCATGGAACAGGGCAACCACTACGTGACCTGCTCCGACGGCACGAGCAGCGCCGCCGGCCACTGCCCACCGGGAACCGGGATCACCGGACCGGTCCTGCTCTACCTGCAGGCCGCGACCGTTCCCGGCATTCCGCCGGAAGACCTGGGCAAGCAGGCATTCGACGTCGACGAAGTCGGTCTCTTCCTCCAGGACACCTGGCAGGCGAGCGAACGGATCGTCCTGAATCTCGGGGTGCGCTGGGAGGGAACCTGGAATCCGGACCCGCTGATCGCCCCGCGCGACACCTGGTTCGCGCCCTACCTGGACGATCCGCGGTTCCCTTCGGACGGCACGATCCCCGACGATCTCGACAACTTCCAGCCCCGCCTCGGCCTGGTGTGGGACGCCTCGGGCGACGGCTCCAACGTGCTGCGGCTGAACGCCGGCTCCTACGTGTCGCGCATCCCCAGCCTGGTCCTGGCAGGTCCGCGCACGACGAACGGCGCCTTCCAGCAGGTCCTGTTCAGGAGCAGCGCCGCCTCGCCGGCGCTGGGCCCGGTACCGCCCATCGACCAGCAGATCGACGGCTCGGACACGGTTCCCTTCCTGCCCGACATCACCGTCGTCGACCGGGACCTGGAACTGCCGGAGACCTGGTCATTCGGCGCGGGCTTCGAGCGCCGGCTGGGCCGTGGCGTGACGGCCGAGCTCTCCTACCAGCACGCGCGAACCGACGAGCTGTTCCGCTTCGTGGACCGCAACCACCCGGGTTTCGGCGCGCCCTTCGGCATCGGCACCCATCCGGGCGGCGGCGGCATCAATGTCCTGAACAACACGGAAAGCTCGGCGCGCTCCCGCTACCACGGCCTGACCGCCACCCTGCGCGGGCGGGGCGCCTTCGACGGCCTGCTCACGTTCGAGGTGAACTACACCCTCAGCCGGGATCGCTCCGACGACGACAACGAGCGGGACCCCTTCACGTTCCGCTACGCCGATCCGACGAACCTCGGACCCGAGTTCGGCTGGTCCGACCGCGACCGCCGGCACCAGGTCGCGGGCTATCTGCTCTTCGCCCTGCCCGGCGAGGTCCAGTTCAGCAACGTGTTCCGCTACCTCTCGGCCTCGCCCGTGTCGGAATCCTGCGCGGAACCCGGTCGAAGAGCCGCCCAGCCGTCCGACCGCATCTGCGCAGGCGGGCGCATCCTCCAGCGGAACACGCTACGCCGCGACAACGACTTCCTGACCTGGGACGTCCGGCTTTCGCGCCCATTCACCCTCGGGCCCGGCATCACGCTCGAACCGGTCTTCGAGATCTTCAACCTGACGAACGCCGACAACCGCCTCGACGCCTCCCAGGGCTCCCTGCTCTTCAACTTCGACGGCACGATCCGCAGTGGCCTCGGCGACAGCCGCCGCGGCCAGATCGGCCTGCACCTTCACTTCTGA
- a CDS encoding Xaa-Pro peptidase family protein — translation MGDDTVAEGLAEGTEDAGAARPSSRDAVRLEQLRQAAASSGADAVVLTPGATLRWLLGHHFDGHERLFLLVVPTADAPVAIVPALEEANFRSVAPAVESVHLWDDADGPEKAAAAAFKDLGKAARVAVEPLSLRFMEVQHLSRELPKARLESAESIVSELRLKKSDEEAKAIQQASKIAEAALEFTLRDVKPGRTEREIAAKLSSELLRRGGGGISFGPIVLSGPKSALPHGVPDERQMEEGEFLLIDFGTSFDGYHCDITRTFVVSGSPTDRMREVYEAVLQANIRGVAASRPGVTYDYVHKNCQANLRAARFKEFMTHRTGHGLGLEIHEPPSVMAGNTDVVEEGAVFTIEPGLYLEGWGGVRIEDNVRVTAEGCDLLTSSPRELRILGA, via the coding sequence ATGGGCGACGACACGGTGGCAGAAGGGCTCGCGGAAGGGACCGAGGACGCCGGCGCAGCGAGGCCCTCGAGCCGCGATGCCGTGCGTCTCGAGCAATTGCGGCAGGCCGCGGCTTCATCCGGCGCCGACGCCGTGGTGCTGACGCCGGGAGCTACGTTGAGATGGCTCCTGGGCCACCACTTCGACGGGCACGAGCGGCTCTTCCTGCTCGTCGTGCCGACCGCCGACGCTCCGGTGGCCATCGTTCCCGCGCTGGAGGAGGCGAACTTCCGGAGCGTTGCGCCAGCGGTCGAGTCGGTGCATCTCTGGGACGACGCGGACGGTCCGGAGAAAGCCGCGGCCGCCGCGTTCAAGGATCTCGGGAAGGCGGCGCGGGTGGCGGTCGAACCGCTCAGCCTGCGCTTCATGGAAGTCCAGCACCTGTCCCGCGAGCTTCCGAAGGCGAGGCTCGAAAGCGCCGAATCGATCGTGAGCGAACTGCGGCTCAAGAAGAGCGACGAGGAGGCGAAAGCGATCCAGCAGGCGTCGAAGATCGCCGAGGCGGCGCTCGAGTTCACGCTGCGGGACGTCAAGCCGGGACGCACCGAGCGCGAGATCGCGGCCAAGCTCTCGAGTGAGCTGCTGCGCCGCGGCGGAGGCGGCATCTCCTTTGGCCCGATCGTTCTCAGCGGTCCGAAGAGCGCGCTGCCCCACGGAGTCCCCGACGAGCGGCAGATGGAGGAGGGCGAGTTCCTGCTGATCGACTTCGGCACGTCGTTCGACGGCTACCACTGCGACATCACCCGCACGTTCGTCGTCAGCGGCTCGCCGACGGACCGCATGCGGGAGGTCTACGAGGCCGTGCTGCAGGCGAACATCCGCGGAGTGGCGGCCTCACGTCCCGGCGTCACCTACGACTACGTCCACAAGAACTGCCAGGCGAACCTGCGCGCCGCGCGCTTCAAGGAGTTCATGACCCATCGCACCGGGCACGGCCTGGGTCTGGAGATCCACGAGCCGCCGTCCGTCATGGCGGGCAACACCGACGTTGTCGAGGAGGGGGCCGTGTTCACCATCGAGCCGGGCCTCTATCTCGAAGGTTGGGGCGGCGTGCGGATCGAGGACAACGTACGCGTCACCGCGGAGGGCTGCGACCTGCTCACGTCGTCGCCGAGGGAGCTGCGGATCCTCGGAGCCTGA
- a CDS encoding acyl-CoA dehydrogenase family protein produces MDTSIGSEYDSLREEIRSFLTANEDVAVPAGPGFGGDASQIRERTLEWQKRLFDAGYAGRTIPKRYGGAGHEPDALASLVIEDEFQNAGISLGMENQGTGMFVPTLLHFGREDQKQDLIRPTMRGELIWCQGYSEPGSGSDLASLRTSAVLDGDEYVINGQKIWTSGAREADMMFALIRTEADGGKHGGISYIVLSMDTPGLDVRPLMTMTGDASFNEVFFTDVRVPAMNVVGRPGQGWEVGTYTLRFERNMLGRSNTTENYLAGCVDILRETGLIDSPVYRDRLLKLEGRVQAMKYHQLRLLTDRLKKRDSGAGGLIVKLNSCQLNYDVCALAIDAMAERGVLKRGSKHVRDYGNWQRNYMYALGLIIGGGTAQIQKNIIGERGLGLPREPKPAAA; encoded by the coding sequence ATGGACACATCGATCGGCTCCGAGTACGACTCCCTCCGCGAGGAGATTCGCTCCTTCCTCACCGCCAATGAGGACGTTGCCGTCCCGGCCGGTCCTGGCTTCGGCGGTGACGCATCGCAGATCCGTGAAAGAACCCTGGAGTGGCAGAAGCGGCTCTTCGACGCCGGCTACGCCGGCCGCACGATCCCCAAGCGCTACGGCGGCGCCGGCCACGAGCCCGATGCCCTCGCGAGCCTGGTGATCGAGGACGAGTTCCAGAACGCCGGGATCTCCCTTGGGATGGAGAACCAGGGCACCGGAATGTTCGTCCCGACGCTGCTGCACTTCGGCCGCGAGGACCAGAAGCAGGACCTGATTCGGCCCACGATGCGCGGCGAGCTGATCTGGTGCCAGGGGTACAGCGAGCCGGGATCCGGCTCCGACCTGGCATCGCTGCGGACCTCCGCGGTGCTCGACGGCGACGAGTACGTGATCAACGGTCAGAAGATCTGGACCAGCGGCGCTCGCGAGGCCGACATGATGTTCGCCCTGATTCGCACCGAAGCGGACGGCGGAAAGCACGGCGGCATCAGCTACATCGTCCTGTCGATGGACACTCCCGGCCTCGACGTGCGCCCGTTGATGACGATGACCGGCGACGCCTCCTTCAACGAAGTCTTCTTCACCGACGTGCGGGTGCCCGCCATGAACGTCGTGGGCCGCCCCGGCCAGGGCTGGGAGGTCGGCACCTACACCCTGCGCTTCGAGCGCAACATGCTCGGCCGCTCGAACACGACCGAGAACTACCTCGCCGGCTGCGTCGACATCCTGCGCGAGACCGGCCTGATCGACTCGCCCGTCTACCGGGACCGGCTGCTCAAGCTCGAGGGCCGGGTGCAGGCAATGAAGTACCACCAGTTGCGCCTTCTCACCGACAGGTTGAAGAAGCGCGACTCCGGCGCCGGTGGACTCATCGTCAAGCTGAACAGCTGCCAGTTGAACTACGACGTCTGCGCCCTGGCGATCGACGCGATGGCCGAGCGCGGCGTCCTGAAGCGCGGCTCGAAGCACGTGCGCGACTACGGCAACTGGCAGCGCAACTACATGTACGCCCTCGGCCTGATCATCGGCGGCGGCACCGCCCAGATCCAGAAGAACATCATCGGCGAGCGGGGCCTCGGCCTGCCGCGGGAGCCGAAGCCGGCAGCGGCCTGA
- a CDS encoding acyl-CoA/acyl-ACP dehydrogenase — translation MDFGLTQPQELLRDSIARFLAQDVGVERVRQVMDSESGRDAAIHGQLGDQGITGLLIDMDLGGSELGMQEAAIAAQEIGRAAAPVNFHSSYVLAPLLIAGADAGERRSALLEGIAEGRTLLTPILDAPIESGRVDGSVLYLPDATWADAFLLEDGGSLHLLDATTPGIDVEPLQTVDDTRRVAEVTFSNVDLGAAENLGGNSDSTRRAVHAAQIALAADALGAAQKGLYIAVEYAKERKQFDRIIGSFQAVKHMCAEVLTEVEPVQSLLWHTADVWDDGSDEIDHLAPLLKAHATDVANHAVTMTTQVFGGIGFTHECDMHIFYKRAGYDRQMLGNPTALREEAAAVMYG, via the coding sequence ATGGACTTTGGACTGACGCAGCCGCAGGAGCTGCTCCGAGACTCGATCGCGCGCTTTCTGGCCCAGGACGTGGGCGTCGAGCGCGTCCGCCAGGTGATGGACTCGGAGTCCGGCCGCGACGCGGCGATCCACGGCCAGCTCGGCGACCAGGGCATCACGGGTCTCCTGATCGACATGGACCTGGGCGGTTCGGAACTCGGGATGCAGGAGGCGGCGATCGCCGCCCAGGAGATCGGGCGCGCCGCGGCGCCGGTGAACTTCCACTCGTCCTACGTCCTGGCGCCGCTGCTGATCGCCGGCGCCGACGCCGGCGAACGCCGAAGCGCCCTGCTCGAAGGGATCGCCGAGGGGAGGACCCTGCTCACGCCGATTCTCGACGCGCCGATCGAGAGCGGCCGGGTCGACGGTTCCGTTCTCTACCTGCCCGACGCCACCTGGGCGGACGCCTTCCTGCTCGAAGACGGGGGCAGTCTGCACCTGCTCGACGCGACCACGCCGGGCATCGACGTGGAGCCCCTTCAGACCGTCGACGACACCCGCCGGGTCGCCGAAGTCACCTTCTCCAACGTCGACCTGGGCGCGGCCGAGAACCTCGGCGGCAACTCCGACAGCACGCGGCGAGCCGTCCATGCGGCCCAGATCGCCCTCGCCGCCGACGCCCTGGGCGCCGCCCAGAAGGGGCTGTACATCGCGGTCGAGTACGCCAAGGAGCGCAAGCAGTTCGACCGCATCATCGGCTCCTTCCAGGCGGTCAAGCACATGTGCGCAGAGGTCCTCACCGAGGTCGAGCCGGTCCAGTCCCTGCTCTGGCACACCGCCGACGTCTGGGACGACGGATCGGACGAGATCGACCACCTCGCTCCCCTGCTCAAGGCCCACGCCACCGACGTGGCCAACCACGCCGTCACCATGACCACCCAGGTCTTCGGCGGCATCGGCTTCACGCACGAGTGCGACATGCACATCTTCTACAAGCGCGCCGGCTACGACCGCCAGATGCTGGGGAATCCGACGGCGCTGCGGGAAGAGGCGGCGGCGGTGATGTACGGCTGA